A single window of Pseudomonas benzenivorans DNA harbors:
- a CDS encoding GMC family oxidoreductase — protein MPVPDLFAEGLARGWKTHNGSRLEQDLTLEADVAIVGSGAGGGTSAEILSAAGFKVLLIEEGPLKTSGDFKMQEAEAYASLYQEGIGRMSKDGAITILQGRAVGGTTLVNWTSSFRTPEQTLQHWAREHDVKGHDPEAMAPWFERMEQRLGVAPWAVPPNANNQVIRSGCERLGYSWQVIPRNVRGCWNLGYCGMGCPTNAKQSMLVTTIPATLEQGGELLYLARAERLLIDGERVTGIECLGLDARGVEPTGRRIRVKAKHYILAGGGINTPGLLLRSGAPDPHQRAGRRTFLHLVNFSAAQFEQVINPFYGAPQSIYSDHFQWQDGPTGRLSYKLEVPPLHPALSATLLGRFGIDNALRMAQLPHTNVMLALMRDGFHPDSAEGRVELRGDGSPVLDYRMTDYSWDGVRRAFHSMAEIQFAAGAKAVLPLHADAGYATTLDEARRLIDQLALELYRTRLSSAHVMGGCAMGEDPRQAVTDSLGRHHQLANLSIHDGSLFPTSIGANPQLSIFGLTAKLATGLAERLKSA, from the coding sequence ATGCCCGTACCCGATCTGTTCGCCGAAGGCCTGGCCCGCGGCTGGAAAACCCACAATGGCTCACGCCTGGAGCAGGACCTGACCCTGGAGGCCGATGTCGCCATCGTCGGCAGCGGCGCCGGCGGCGGCACCAGCGCGGAAATCCTCAGCGCCGCCGGGTTCAAGGTACTGCTGATCGAGGAAGGCCCGCTGAAGACCAGCGGCGACTTCAAGATGCAGGAGGCCGAGGCCTACGCCAGCCTCTACCAGGAAGGCATCGGGCGGATGAGCAAGGACGGCGCCATCACCATCCTCCAGGGCCGCGCCGTCGGTGGAACCACCCTGGTCAACTGGACCTCGAGCTTTCGCACCCCGGAACAGACCCTGCAACACTGGGCCCGCGAGCACGACGTCAAAGGTCACGACCCCGAGGCGATGGCGCCCTGGTTCGAACGCATGGAGCAGCGCCTGGGCGTCGCCCCCTGGGCCGTGCCGCCGAACGCCAACAACCAGGTCATCCGCAGCGGCTGCGAACGACTCGGCTACAGCTGGCAGGTGATTCCGCGCAACGTGCGCGGCTGCTGGAACCTGGGCTACTGCGGCATGGGCTGCCCGACCAACGCCAAACAATCCATGCTGGTCACCACCATTCCGGCCACCCTGGAGCAGGGCGGCGAGCTGCTCTACCTGGCCCGCGCCGAACGCCTGCTGATCGACGGCGAGCGGGTCACCGGCATCGAGTGTCTGGGCCTGGACGCCCGCGGCGTAGAGCCGACGGGTCGCAGGATCCGGGTCAAGGCCAAGCACTACATTCTCGCCGGCGGCGGCATCAACACCCCGGGCCTGCTGCTGCGCTCGGGCGCCCCCGACCCGCACCAGCGCGCCGGCAGGCGCACCTTCCTGCATCTGGTCAACTTCTCCGCCGCCCAGTTCGAGCAGGTGATCAACCCCTTCTATGGGGCTCCGCAGTCGATCTATTCCGACCATTTCCAATGGCAGGACGGCCCCACCGGGCGCCTCTCCTACAAACTGGAAGTGCCGCCCCTGCACCCCGCGCTGTCCGCCACCCTGCTCGGCCGCTTCGGCATCGACAACGCCCTGCGCATGGCGCAACTGCCCCACACCAACGTGATGCTCGCGCTGATGCGTGACGGCTTCCACCCCGACAGTGCCGAGGGCCGGGTGGAGCTGCGCGGCGACGGCAGCCCGGTGCTCGACTACCGGATGACCGACTACAGCTGGGACGGCGTGCGCCGCGCCTTCCACAGCATGGCGGAAATCCAGTTCGCCGCCGGAGCCAAGGCCGTGCTGCCCCTGCATGCCGATGCCGGCTACGCCACCACCCTGGACGAAGCCCGCCGGCTGATCGACCAACTGGCTCTGGAGCTGTACCGCACGCGCCTGAGCAGCGCCCACGTGATGGGCGGCTGCGCCATGGGCGAAGACCCGCGCCAGGCGGTCACCGACAGCCTCGGCCGCCATCACCAGCTGGCCAATCTGTCGATCCATGACGGTTCGCTGTTCCCCACCAGCATCGGCGCGAACCCCCAGCTGTCGATCTTCGGCCTGACAGCCAAGCTGGCGACGGGCCTGGCCGAGCGCCTGAAGAGCGCCTGA
- the coaD gene encoding pantetheine-phosphate adenylyltransferase, translating to MNRVLYPGTFDPITKGHGDLVERASRLFDTVIIAVAASPKKNPLFPLDQRVELAREVTQHLPNVEVMGFSGLLANFAGEQGANVFLRGLRAVSDFEYEFQLANMNRQLAPNVESLFLTPSEKYSYISSTLVREIAALGGDISKFVHPAVADALAQRFKR from the coding sequence ATGAATCGAGTGTTATACCCAGGCACCTTCGACCCCATCACCAAGGGTCATGGTGACCTGGTCGAGCGTGCATCGCGATTGTTCGACACCGTGATCATCGCCGTGGCGGCCAGCCCGAAGAAGAACCCGCTGTTTCCCCTGGACCAGCGCGTGGAGCTGGCCCGCGAAGTCACCCAGCACCTGCCGAACGTCGAAGTCATGGGCTTTTCCGGCTTGCTGGCGAACTTCGCCGGGGAACAGGGTGCCAACGTCTTCCTGCGCGGCCTGCGCGCGGTCTCCGACTTCGAGTACGAATTCCAGCTGGCCAACATGAACCGTCAACTGGCACCGAACGTCGAGAGCCTGTTCCTCACCCCGTCGGAGAAGTACTCCTACATTTCCTCGACCCTGGTGCGGGAAATCGCCGCCCTGGGGGGCGACATCTCCAAGTTCGTTCACCCGGCCGTCGCCGACGCCCTGGCCCAACGCTTCAAGCGCTGA
- a CDS encoding YfhL family 4Fe-4S dicluster ferredoxin — translation MSLIITDDCINCDVCEPECPNGAISQGEEIYVIDPNLCTECVGHYDEPQCQQVCPVDCIPLDENHVESKDELMEKYLIITGKA, via the coding sequence ATGTCCCTGATCATCACCGACGACTGCATCAACTGCGACGTCTGCGAGCCCGAGTGCCCGAATGGCGCGATCTCCCAGGGTGAGGAGATCTACGTGATCGACCCCAACCTGTGCACCGAGTGCGTCGGCCACTACGACGAACCGCAGTGCCAGCAGGTCTGCCCGGTGGACTGCATTCCCCTCGATGAGAACCATGTCGAAAGCAAGGACGAGCTGATGGAAAAGTACCTGATCATCACCGGCAAGGCCTGA
- a CDS encoding twin-arginine translocation pathway signal protein, whose translation MIAPPTEAPELSRRSLLKVGLAGSMLLAGAGLTATLGGCSRSTPPNGFAVLRAADLPFLRALIPVLLEGAVKPAQMPQAVDGTLESLDYSLAHLSPEMRGLTLQLFDVLALPITRGPLTGVWGGWQGASTAQLRTFLERWQNSSFDLLRMGHASLLQLVLMAWYSRAESWSQCGYPGPPTV comes from the coding sequence ATGATCGCGCCCCCTACCGAAGCACCAGAGCTGTCACGTCGCAGTCTGCTGAAGGTCGGCCTGGCAGGCTCGATGTTGCTGGCCGGCGCTGGCCTGACCGCCACGCTCGGCGGTTGTTCGCGCAGCACCCCGCCGAACGGCTTCGCGGTGCTCCGCGCCGCCGACCTGCCCTTTCTGCGGGCGCTGATTCCGGTGTTGCTGGAGGGTGCGGTGAAGCCGGCGCAGATGCCCCAGGCGGTCGACGGCACCCTGGAAAGCCTCGACTACAGCCTCGCCCACCTGTCGCCGGAGATGCGCGGGCTCACCCTGCAGCTCTTCGATGTACTCGCCCTGCCCATCACCCGCGGCCCGCTGACCGGGGTCTGGGGTGGCTGGCAAGGCGCCTCGACGGCCCAGTTACGCACCTTTCTCGAGCGCTGGCAGAACAGCTCGTTTGACCTGCTGCGCATGGGCCACGCCTCCCTGCTGCAACTGGTGCTGATGGCCTGGTACAGCCGCGCCGAGTCCTGGAGCCAGTGCGGCTACCCCGGGCCGCCAACGGTTTGA